In the Betaproteobacteria bacterium genome, CCCGATGCGGACATCAAGGCTCTGGTGAAGTGGGTGCTATCGGCGCAATAATCGCGGCGGCCTAAGGAAAAAAAGCCGGTCCTTGTACAGGCTTTTTTGTTCCCTACGCGAGCGCGTCCCTGCATGCAGGTACCAGCCCCAACTCAATGAATTGAAGGGATTTGTTTGACATCTTTATGACGTCGGAGAATAATCCGCGCAGTTTTTGCCATCACCCTTCCAATGAGGAGTCCCATGAATTCTCGCAATCCATTGCCCGGATTTGCCAAGACCGTCCTAACGGCCACACTCGCTATCGCCCTGGTTGCCTGCGGAAAGAAAGAGCAAGCGCCCCCGCCCGCCGCGCAAGCGCCCGCCGCCCCGGCGGAAACCATCGTCAAGATCGGTCACGTTGCGCCCCTAACGGGTGGCATCTCGCATCTGGGCAAGGACAATGAGAACGGCGCCGCGCTCGCCATCGAAGAGGCCAACAAGGCCGGTATCACCATCGGCGGGCACAAAATCAAGTTCGAGATGATGGGTGAGGACGACCAAGCCGATCCCAAGGTGGGCACCACCGTGGCGCAAAAACTGGTGGATGCGAAAGTCGCGGGTATTGTTGGGCATTTGAATTCCGGAGTGACCATTCCGGCCTCTGCCCTCTACAACCAAGCGGGCATTCCGATGATCACCGCTTCCGCCACGAACCCGGCGCTGACCGAGCAGGGCTTCAAGAACATCTTCCGGGTGGTGGGACGCGACGACCAGCAAGGTCCCGCCGTCGCCAACTACCTCGTGAGCCAAAGCAAACCTAAAACCGCTGCCGTCATCGATGATGCCACAGCCTACGGCGAAGGGCTGGCCAATGAAGTCGAGAAGACCCTCAAGGCGGCGGGGGTGAGGGTGCTGCCCCGCGAGAAGGGAACCGACAAAACCACGGATTGGAAAGCGATTCTTACCAAACTCAAGGGCAAGAAACCCGATGCCGTGTTTTTCGGCGGCATGGATGCCTCGGGCGGTCCGCTTCTCAAGCAGGCCCGTGAACTCGGAATCAAGGCTGTCTTCGCCTACGGAGATGGCGCATGCACGAACAAGATGACCGAACTCGCGGGAGCGGCGGCTGAAGGCATGATTTGTTCGCAGGCCGGAATTCCTGTCAAGGCCGCGAGCCAGAGCTTTCTGGATGCCTACAAAGCCAAATTCAATGCCGATCCGATTCTCTATGCGCCCTTTACCTACGATGCGGCGAATCTGTTGATCGAAGCCATGAAGAAGGCGGATTCCACCGACCCGGCGAAGTACTTGGCCGCGTTGCATTCAGCCAGCCACAAGGGCGCGAGCGGATTGATAGAGTTCGACGAGAAAGGCGATCGCAAGGACGCCGAGATGACTATCTTCACCATGAAGGCCGGAAAGATCGAACCCATCGCCATCATCAAGAGTGGCAAGAGCATGACCATGGAAGAGTACGTGGCGGCCACGGCCCCCGCGCCTGCTGCTTCCGCTCCGGCGGCGGCACCCGCGGCCGAGCCGGCGAAGGAACCCGCCAAATAAGCTAGACCGAACGCAACTCAAGCCATGAAAAAAACGGCACCTCAGTGGTGCCGTTTTTTTTGTTCGTAGATGGATATCTTTCTCCAGCAGATCATCAATGGACTGACACTTGGTAGTGTCTACGCCATCGTGGCGCTGGGATACACCATGGTGTACGGCATCATTCAGCTCATCAATTTCGCCCACGGAGAGGTGGTGATGCTGGGTGCCATGGTGGCTTTCACGGTCATTACAAGTCTTGTTGGGGCACAGGTTCCCTTGCCGGCGCTGCTGATCGTTCTTGCGGGAACGCTGGCGGCGGTTCCTGTATGCATGGCTACCGGCTATATGCTGGAAAGAGTGGCCTACCGCCCTCTGCGCAAGGCGCCGCGCTTGGCGCCATTGATTACCGCCATCGGAATGTCCATCATCTTGCAGCATGTGGCCATGCTGGTGTGGAGCCGCAACAATCTGGCGTTTCCGCAAATCATTCCGGTCATCACCTTCGAGGTCGCGGGCGCCACCATCACCGCGGTGCAAATTGGCATCATCTCGATCTCCTTTCTCTTGATGACGGGCCTCACGCTCATGGTCTACCGCACCAAGCTTGGCGTGGCCATGCGCGCGACGGCGGAGAACGCTTCCGTGGCGGCGCTGATGGGCGTCTCGGTGGACCGGGTGATCGCGTCCACCTTTCTCATCGGCGCCGCGCTCGGTGCCATCGCCGGGGTCATGTTCGGCAGTTACTACGGAATCGCGCACTACACCATGGGCGCGGTGCTGGGACTCAAGGCATTTTCAGCCGCGGTGTTAGGGGGGATCGGCAATCTCGCGGGGGCCATGGTGGGCGGCGTGCTGCTGGGCTTGGTGGAGTCATTGGGCGCGGGCTATATTGGGGACCTCACGGATCTATGCAGATGGCCCCTGGTGCAAGGTTGGGTGTCGGAGCGGTGCCAACTCGACGGGCACATGATCCTTTTCGGCAGTAACTACCAGGACGTGTTTGCCTTCTTGGTATTGATCCTGGTGCTGGTGATTCGCCCGTCCGGCTTACTGGGCGAGCGCGTGGCGGACCGGGCGTGAGATGAAGCGCTGGTTCGATTTCTTGTCCGGTTCGCGCTCCTCCAAAGCGGGACTGGCGTTCGTCGTCGTGGCCCTGTTGATTCTGCCTTTCGCACTCACCCAAGCCGGCACGGCTTGGGTTCGAATCACCAATCTCGCCATCTTGTTCGCTCTGCTGTCCTTGGGGCTCAACATCGTGGTGGGGTTCGCCGGTTTGCTCGATCTGGGCTACATCGCTTTTTACGCCGTGGGCGCCTACACGTATGCTCTTCTGGCGTCGCCGCATTTCGGGCTGGCACTGCCCTTTTGGGTGGTGCTGCCCATCGGCGCCTTGATCGCTTGCACCTTTGGCGTGCTGTTGGGTGCGCCCACGCTGAAATTACGCGGGGACTATCTTGCCATCGTGACCTTGGGCTTCGGGGAGATCGTCCGTATCTTCTTGAACAACCTATCCCAGCCCTTCAACCTCACCAACGGGCCCCGTGGCATCGCCCGCATCGAACCGGTACAAATTGGCGGCGTGAGTTTTCGCGGCACCGACACCTGGTTCGGGTTTTCGGTGAGCGGACCCATGAAGTACTACTACTTGCTGCTGGCCGTTCTGGTGGTGGTCATCATTATCAACTTGCGCCTGGAGGATTCGCGCATCGGGCGTGCGTGGCAAGCCATCCGCGAGGACGAATTGGCGGCCAAGGCCGTGGGCATCAACACCACGCACATCAAGTTGCTGGCGTTTGCCATGGGCGCGTCCTTCGGCGGTATCGCGGGAGGCATCTTCGCCGCCATTCAAGGATTCATCAGCCCCGAGAGTTTCGTGCTGGTGGAATCCATCATGGTGCTGGCCATGGTGGTACTCGGCGGGATGGGAAATATTTTCGGAGTGATCGCGGGCGCCGTGCTTCTTTCTTTTGTTCCGGAGATTTTGCGTTACACCGTGGAGCCATTGCAGAAGTCCCTCTTCGGCAAGATGATCATAGAGCCCGAGGTGATCCGCATGCTGTTGTTCGGATTAGCG is a window encoding:
- a CDS encoding branched-chain amino acid ABC transporter substrate-binding protein — protein: MNSRNPLPGFAKTVLTATLAIALVACGKKEQAPPPAAQAPAAPAETIVKIGHVAPLTGGISHLGKDNENGAALAIEEANKAGITIGGHKIKFEMMGEDDQADPKVGTTVAQKLVDAKVAGIVGHLNSGVTIPASALYNQAGIPMITASATNPALTEQGFKNIFRVVGRDDQQGPAVANYLVSQSKPKTAAVIDDATAYGEGLANEVEKTLKAAGVRVLPREKGTDKTTDWKAILTKLKGKKPDAVFFGGMDASGGPLLKQARELGIKAVFAYGDGACTNKMTELAGAAAEGMICSQAGIPVKAASQSFLDAYKAKFNADPILYAPFTYDAANLLIEAMKKADSTDPAKYLAALHSASHKGASGLIEFDEKGDRKDAEMTIFTMKAGKIEPIAIIKSGKSMTMEEYVAATAPAPAASAPAAAPAAEPAKEPAK
- a CDS encoding branched-chain amino acid ABC transporter permease, coding for MDIFLQQIINGLTLGSVYAIVALGYTMVYGIIQLINFAHGEVVMLGAMVAFTVITSLVGAQVPLPALLIVLAGTLAAVPVCMATGYMLERVAYRPLRKAPRLAPLITAIGMSIILQHVAMLVWSRNNLAFPQIIPVITFEVAGATITAVQIGIISISFLLMTGLTLMVYRTKLGVAMRATAENASVAALMGVSVDRVIASTFLIGAALGAIAGVMFGSYYGIAHYTMGAVLGLKAFSAAVLGGIGNLAGAMVGGVLLGLVESLGAGYIGDLTDLCRWPLVQGWVSERCQLDGHMILFGSNYQDVFAFLVLILVLVIRPSGLLGERVADRA
- a CDS encoding ABC transporter ATP-binding protein, yielding MKRWFDFLSGSRSSKAGLAFVVVALLILPFALTQAGTAWVRITNLAILFALLSLGLNIVVGFAGLLDLGYIAFYAVGAYTYALLASPHFGLALPFWVVLPIGALIACTFGVLLGAPTLKLRGDYLAIVTLGFGEIVRIFLNNLSQPFNLTNGPRGIARIEPVQIGGVSFRGTDTWFGFSVSGPMKYYYLLLAVLVVVIIINLRLEDSRIGRAWQAIREDELAAKAVGINTTHIKLLAFAMGASFGGIAGGIFAAIQGFISPESFVLVESIMVLAMVVLGGMGNIFGVIAGAVLLSFVPEILRYTVEPLQKSLFGKMIIEPEVIRMLLFGLALVLMMRFRPAGLWPSSTRRRELRGPS